One region of Callithrix jacchus isolate 240 chromosome 16, calJac240_pri, whole genome shotgun sequence genomic DNA includes:
- the LOC128929864 gene encoding uncharacterized protein LOC128929864 — MRCTGVFIPSRCWEAPVERNLAACAAWIPEIQKERPLRPQLAPPCDQPLGWWPPWTRPAPLSRLPSGSAEPAARGPTRCTRHGPANSARLQPPGTGGHAGEIYGGAGRRLPGPVGAQAPITGSHRGPGPRPPSPRRRALARPGSPPAYSSPFMRTPSAAAAAAAASAAAVAVAGRPDWLAAAAPALSHGPRRVRLTGGAAGAALARGQANRGARGGEGPRPPAGLCPGPASRASPPPAPPPSPECKPGGAPAEPTHSRRAGVGAEGGGAVRSRPPPLSRPIPGAAVNQRREKPDWPGGGCCPGAAAPPSRPLARLPHSLALPRALGRGLAWERMVEF, encoded by the coding sequence ATGAGATGCACAGGGGTATTCATTCCATCCCGCTGCTGGGAAGCCCCTGTGGAAAGGAATCTGGCTGCCTGTGCGGCCTGGATCCCAGAAATCCAAAAAGAACGTCCCCTGAGGCCACAGCTTGCTCCTCCATGTGACCAGCCCCTGGGCTGGTGGCCACCGTGGACGCGCCCGGCGCCCCTCTCCCGGCTCCCTTCGGGTTCCGCGGAGCCCGCGGCGCGCGGCCCGACCAGGTGCACCCGGCACGGCCCTGCCAACAGCGCGCGCCTCCAGCCGCCGGGCACAGGCGGCCACGCAGGCGAGATTTACGGTGGCGCTGGGCGGCGGCTTCCGGGGCCGGTCGGCGCCCAGGCTCCGATTACAGGTTCACACCGGGGGCCCGGCCCGCGGCCGCCCAGCCCCCGCCGGCGCGCCCTCGCGCGGCCCGGCTCCCCGCCCGCCTATTCTTCTCCATTCATGCGGACGCccagcgccgccgccgccgccgccgccgccagcgCGGCCGCCGTCGCCGTCGCCGGCCGCCCCGATTGGCTGGCGGCCGCGGCGCCAGCACTTTCCCACGGCCCGCGGCGCGTGCGGCTCACCGGAGGCGCTGCAGGCGCGGCCCTGGCGCGCGGCCAGGCCAATCGCGGCgcgcggggcggggaggggccgCGGCCGCCGGCGGGCTTGTGTCCTGGCCCGGCCTCCCGCGCCTCCCCGCCGCCCGCgcctcctccttccccagagTGCAAGCCCGGCGGAGCCCCTGCGGAGCCGACGCACAGCCGCCGGGCAGGGGTGGGCGCGGAGGGCGGGGGCGCGGTCCGCTCGCGCCCTCCGCCTCTCTCCCGCCCCATTCCCGGAGCGGCTGTCAATCAGCGGCGCGAGAAGCCGGATTGGCCGGGGGGCGGTTGTTGCCCTGGAGCTGCCGCCCCGCCTTCCCGCCCCCTCGCCCGCCTTCCCCACTCCCTCGCCCTCCCCAGGGCCCTGGGAAGGGGTTTAGCGTGGGAAAGGATGGTTGAGTTTTAA